The DNA region ACTGGAAGAAGTCCACGTCTTCGCGGATGGCGATGGCAGCCTCGTCCGGCACGGCCAGCGCGAATGCGACCGAGAGCTCCTTCACGGCCTGCAAGTAGCGCTCCTTGCCCTTCTCCAGGCCGAGGATGTGGTCCTGCGCGGCGGTCAGGAGGTTGAGGCGCTCGGCCGGCTTGCCCGTCTTCCACACGCTCCAGTCGAAGCCGTGGAACATGGCGACGCACACCTCGTGCTTCTCCAGCAGGAGAGCGACGGCGCGGGCCTTGTCGATCGTGGGCTCGCCCCCGCCTCCCCCCTGCGTGTAAGTGGCCAGTGCCTTCTTCAGCTCGTCCGCGAGCCCCAGATAGTCCACCACCAGCCCACCCGGCTTGTCCTTGAAAACCCGGTTCACGCGGGCAATGGCCTGCATGAGGCCGTGCCCGCGCATCGGCTTATCGGCGTAGAGCGTATGCAGGCTCGGGCAGTCGAAGCCGGTGAGCCACATGTCGCGCACGATGACCAGGCGGAACGGGTCGGCGGCGTTGCGGAAGCGCAGGGCAAGCGCCTCGCGCCGGGCCTTGCTGCGGATATGCGGCTGGAACTCCAGGCTGTCGGTGGCCGAACCCGTCATCACCACCTTGAGCTGCCCCTTCTCATCGTCGTCGGAGTGCCACTCGGGGCGGAGCGCGACGATCTCGTTGTACAGGGCCACGCAGATCCGACGGCTCATGCACACGACCATGCCCTTGCCCTGCATCGCCTCGGTGCGCTTCTCGAAGTGCTCGACGAGGTCGGCGGCGATGAGCTTCAGCCGCCTCTCCGAGCCCGCCAGGGCCTCCAGTTGCGCCCACCGGGACTTCAGCTTCTCCTTCCGCTCGACCTCCTCGCCCTCGGCCACCTCCTCGAAGTTGGCGTCGAGGTGCGGCTTCTCTTCCTCGCGCAGGGCGAGCTTCGCCAGGCGGCTCTCGTAATAGATGGGGACGGTCGCGCCATCGGCGACGGCCTTCTGGATGTCGTAGACGGAGATGTAGTCGCCGAACACGGCCCGCGTGTTGGCGTCCGTCTGCTCGATCGGCGTGCCGGTGAAGCCGATGAAGGAGGCGTTCGGGAGCGCGTGGCGCATGTGCGCCGCGAACCCGTCGATGAAGTCGTACTGGGAGCGGTGGGCCTCGTCGGCGATAACGACGATGTTGCGGCGGTCGGAGAGGAGGGGGTGCTTGTCGCCACGCTCGTCGGGGAGGAACTTCTGGATGGTGGTGAAGACGACCCCACCGCCCGCGACCTTCAGCTTCTCGCGTAGGTCGCGGCGATCAGCGGCCTGCACGGGCGGCTGCCGGAGCAACTCCTGGCACGCCGCGAACGTCCCGAACAACTGGTCGTCGAGGTCGTTGCGGTCGGTGAGGACGACGAGGGTTGGGTTCTCCATAGCCTTCTCGACGATCACCCGGCCCGCGTAGAACGCCATCGTCAGGGACTTGCCCGAGCCCTGCGTGTGCCACACGACACCGACGCGGCGGTCGCCGACATCGCCCCCGCTCTGCGCCGTCCCGTAGCGGCCCCGCGCCTCGGCCACGCCAGTGACAGCAGTGACGGGCGTGACGGCAGGTGGGGCAACTGCACGGAGGGTCTCCGCCAGCGCGGTGTTCACCGCATGGAACTGGTGGTAGCCTGCCATCTTCTTCACCAGCTTCCCGGCGCCGGAATCCTCGAACACGAGGAAGTGGCGGACGAGGGTGAGGAAGCGGGCGGGCTCGAACACGCCCTGGAGTAGGACTTGAAGCTGGGAGATGCCCGCTGGGCCATCCACCACGCCGTCGACGGTCTTCCAGGGCTTGAACCACTCCTTGCCAGCGCCAACCGTCCCGATGCGGGCCTCGTGTCCGTCCGACGCCACCATCACCGCGTTCGTCGAGAACAGGGTCGGGATCTGGAGCTGGTACGTCTGGAGTTGCTTGAAGGCCTGCCACACGTCGGCCTTGGTGTCGGCGGCGTTCTTCAGCTCGAGGACGGCCAGCGGGAGGCCGTTCACGAACACCACGACATCCGGGCGGCGGTTGTGGTGCCCCTCCACCACGGTGAACTGGTTTACCGCGAGGAAGTCGTTCCTCGCTGGATTCGTAAAGTCGATGAGGGCGGCCTGCGCCCCGGCGATCGACCCGTCCTGCCTGCGGTACTCGACGGGGATGCCATCCACCAGGAATCGGTGGACGATGCGATTCCGCTCAAGGAGGGTGGCGGCTGCGACCCTCTGCAACTTGCGGAGGGCCTCGTCGAGGGCCTCGCTGGGAAGGGAGGGATTCAGCCTGGCCAGTGCCGCACGCACCCTACCCAGGAGCAGCACGTCGCGGCAGTCGTCCGAGGTGCGCTCTGGACATGCCCCACTCGGGAGGATGTCGGGGCCGTAGAGGCGCGCATAGCCAAGCGCCTCCAGCCACTCCAGAGTGGCGTCCTCGACCTGCGACTCCGCGAAGTTCGATGGGCTCATTGGATGCTGGACGGGAGTCTACCCCTGGCTAGTACTCGATGGACACGTTGGGGTCGGGCGGCCAGGAGAGGGAGATCACCTTCTCCGTACCCCGCATCGCCTCAGAGACTCCGTACTCTCCCGTCACTGCTGTCACTGCCGTCACCTAACACCGCTCGTAGCGCGGCCGAAGGCGCAGGTGCAGGAACGCTTCGAGCAGCGCCAGCAATTCCCTCGGCTCGGAGGTCGGCATCAGGATGTTGACCCGGTGCGTAGCCGACTTGATCCACGCTCCCGCATCCGCAGGGTCGAAGCCCGCGATGGCTGCCATCTCGGGGTCTGCTGCGAGCGAGGCCGCCAACGTACTGGGCGCGCTGCCCGCCCGATAGTGCTGGCTGCAGAACCTCGCTCCACTCTTCGGCCCGGCGATGCCGACTTTGAGCCAGCGTCCATGCCCCCAGAAGCCATACACGGCCATCGTCCCGGTCGGCAGGCGTGATGGCCGTGTATGGCGCGTCCAGGTACTCGACGACAATGTGGTCGGCAGCCAGCGGGTGGCCCGCGAGCGCCGCCACCTGCTCGAACGCCGCCATCGACTTCTGGATGTCCTCCGTCCAGCTCATGCCGGCGCAGCCTCCACCAACTTCTCGGCTACCTTGATACGCAGTTCGCCGGAGATGAGCTTGGGGAGGAGAAGATCGCGAAGAGACGCCAACGTTCGATTCTCAGCGAACAGAACCGCCTGGCGATGCAGCATCGGTTCGAGTAATTCTGCCGTCCGCAAGGCCTCTCCTGAGTAGAGCGGTACATCCATCTGGCGCTGATCCCGCAGAGACACGTATGGAGCCATGTCGGTCTGCCCTGCAACGGCCATGATCTGCCGCATCATGTCGGCGCTCTTCATCCATAAGAACAGTAAAGAGGGAGGAATCAGCCGAGGCTCAAGCGACCGCCAGTAGCACACCTGAGGCGAGTACACACACTCTGGCGTGTAGTCGGTTACTCGCGCGAATCGTCCAACCGTGCCTTTCGACGTGAATACGACATCGCCCGGCTTACTGGTCTTGGAACCGGCGAGGGCAGCGCTGGCATCGCACAGACGCTCAGCCTTGACGGTGTCGATCTCGCCGTTCAGGTTTCCAGCCCGGATGAACGGTAGGCCCGGCGATCCGAGCTCGGAGTTCTTTGCGCGATACCCGTCGCCGATCTCCAACAACCCGCGTGCGATGAGTTCACGCGCCTTTTGGGTCTGCCCTCTACCCTGAACTCGCTCCGCGAAAATCGTCAGTGCCATCGCCTCCAGCGTCTCGCTCATGCGGCGGTTCAGGTCGATCTTGCCGTCGAGTGCCGCAAGGAGCGAGACGATCGCCTGTTGCTCAACAACCGGAGGCAATGTCACGTGCATCTGTCTCAAGTGCATCGGACCGAAGTGCCTGATGACACTTCCCGCACCCATGGCCTCCACTTGCTTCTGGAACTCAGGTCCTTCCAGTAGGTACCTGATGAAGGAGGCGACGAGCCTTCCGTCCTTAGGGCGCATTCGAATCAGCCCCGTATAGGCGATCGCACCAACTCCCTCCTCGCCAACAACGGCAAGTCGCCCGAGGGAAGCAGACGTGCTCAGGAGGATGTCTCCTTGTTGCAGGGCGAAATGCGCCCACCGTTTTCGAACCATGGCGGGGTCGAGGAAGTTGCACCCCGACAATAGTGAGGCGCCTCTGTCGAGGCCGGAAAGCCGAATGAGCGGCACTCCCGAGTCATGGAAGTCCTTGGCGAGGATGCCGGGCCCTTCTTGGAAATCAATCACGTCCGCGAACGGACAAGAGAGCCACTCTTCACCGACCATGCCCACACTCCGCTAGTGCCAGGTCGATGGCATGGTCGAGCCGTGCGGCATCTCGCCGCTGTTCAATGAGCGTCGAAGTCAGTTCCGACATCCGCTCGCCAAAGGCACCTTCGACTTCGTCGTCGGCCACAGTGCCCACGAAACGGCCAGGTGTGAGGACGTGCCCCTGCGCCGCGATGGTCTCGCGCCTCGCTGCCTTGCAGAACCCCGCCACATCCCCGTAAGCATCCGCGGCCTTCTCCCCCCGCCAGGCGTGGTACGCCCCCGCCACCTTCGCGATGTCCTCGGCGGTCAGTTCTTTCCGGGTGCGATCAACGAGCGTCCCCATGTTCCTCGCGTCGATGAACAGCGTCTCGCCGCGCCGGTCCCGCTTGCCTCCGCCCTTCTTGTCCCGCGTCAGGAACCAGAGGCACACGGGAATCTGAGTCGAGTAGAACAACTGGCCAGGCAGGGCCACCATGCAATCCACCAGGTCGGCCTCGACGAGCGCCTTCCGGATCTCGGCCTCGCCTGACTGGTTCGAGGACATGGACCCGTTCGCGAGGACGAAGCCGGCGGTGCCAGTCGGCGAGAGGTGGTGGAGGAAGTGCTGAATCCAGGCGTAGTTCGCATTCCCAGCCGGCGGCACCCCGTACACCCACCGCTTGTCGTCCTTCAGCAGGTCCCCGCGCCAGTCGCTGTCGTTGAAGGGCGGGTTGGCCAGGACGAAGTCGGCCTTCAGGTCCGGGTGCTGGTCGGCGTGGAACGTGTCGCCATGCTTGATCTGCGCGTCGATACCTCGGATGGCGAGGTTCATCTTCGCCAACCGCCAGGTGGTGTAGTTCGACTCCTGGCCGTAGATGGAGATGTCGCCGATGCGCCCGCTGTGCGCTTCGACGAACTTCTCGCTCTGCACGAACATCCCGCCCGAGCCGCAGCAGGGGTCGTACACGCGGCCCCTGTACGGCGCGAGCATCTCCACGAGCAGGCGCACCACGTAGGACGGCGTGTAGAACTGCCCCCCGTTCTTGCCCTCGGCACTGGCGAACTTCGCGAGGAAGTACTCGTACACCCGCCCGAGCACGTCCTTCGACTTCGAGGCGCTGCCGCCGAGGGCGATGTCGCCGACCAGGTTGATGATCTGGCCGAGCCTGGTCTTGTCGAGGCCGGGACGCGCGTAGTCCTTGGGCAGCACGCCCTTCAGCGAGGGGTTGGCCTTCTCGACCGCCTCCATCGCAGCGTCCACGAGGGCGCCGATGTTGGGCTGCGGTGCGTTGGCCATCAGGAACGACCAGCGCGCCTCTTTGGGCACCCAGAACACGTTCGCGGCCTGGTACTCGTCGGGGTCCTCGGGGTCGGCGCCGTGCGCCTTCTGCGCCAGCAGCTCCTCGTGCTTCGCCTCGAAGGCGTCGGAGATGTACTTCAGGAAGATGAGGCCGAGAACGACGTGCTTGTACTCGGCCGCGTCCATGTTGTTGCGGAGGGCGTCGGCGGTGGCCCACAGCTTGGCCTCGAACCCGATCTCGCCTCTGCCGTTTGCGGGTACTACCTTCTTCTTGGCCATGTGCTAGCTAGGTCTTTTCGCGTGGATAGTAGCAGGGGGGGCTTGTCAGCGTGACGGGCTTGACAGGCCTGTGCTGTCTCACCCACTGGACGTGCGATACGACCGGCGTCTGACGCCTGAGGACGCGCGATGGTGCTCGCCAGGGAGGGCATCTTCCGCAACCGTCACCGCTGTCACCTCAGAGCGACCGGCCTTTCCTGTCGCTAGCGTCCAGGCCCGCCGTGCCCGGTCGAAGGCGAAACCGGGTGCTTCGCGCAAGACCACGTACAGGGTCGCAATTGGCTTCTTTGAGCGGGTCCGCACGCCTCTGCGAAGCATTTCCTCGACCAGAGAGCGAGTCGACATGGGCTGGCCTGATTCCTCAAGCAGCTTGCGTGCTGCTTCAATCATCCCCAGCGAGGACCAATCATCTCCATCGAGGTGGATATCCCCGACTCCCTGTAAACCGTTCAGTGCCGCCAAGGCGGTCTCGACGCGTTGGAGTTCTGCTTCGAGGTTGCTACGTCGCTGAAGCAGCTCACGGCGTAGTTGCTCGGCTGAGTGGGCGATCGCCATGGCCTGCAGCATGTCATAGCACCTTGCCAAGGCCTAGCCAAGGCCCTATGCCATACCGAGGTGCCGAAGAAGGGCAGCGCTGCTAGACTGCTCTGGCCACAAGTCGTTCGCCGTCACGAGGAGATGCGTGATGAGCGTCCGAGTCAGGAAGTACCGAGGAACGAACGAGTGGGAGGTGGACCTCCGGCTCGTTCTCCCGAACGGCAAGCCGTGGAGGGAACGGAAGAAGGCTCCCGTGACCTCTCGGTCCGCCGCGTTGCGGTGGGGGCAGAATCGCGAACGCGAACTGCTCCTGAACAACACCGCGCCCAGCCCCTCTCGTACCGACAGTCCTCGCCTTCGCGAGTTTGCGCCCAGGTTCATGGATGGCCACGCCAGGGCTGAGCGGCAGAAGCCCAGTGGGCTGGCCGCGAAAGAGACGATCCTGCGCGTCCATCTGCTTCCGCACATGGGCCGCACGCCCCTCCATGCGATTGACAACGAATCGGTACAGCGCCTGAAGTCGGCCCTCACCAGTCGGTCCCCGAAGACGGTCAACAACGTCCTCACGGTGTTGAACAAGCTGCTGAAGACGGCGGTGGAGTGGGGCGTCATCGAGCAGATGCCTTGCGCCGTGCGGCTTCTCAAGGTGCCCAAGACCACCGCGCGGTTCTACGACTTCCACGAGTACGAGCGCCTGCTGGCCGCGGCTGAGGCTCTGCACCCGATGGCGCACCTCATCGTCCTGCTGGGCGGCGACGCCGGGCTCAGGTGCGGCGAGATGATGGCGCTGGAGTGGCGAGACGTGAACTGGCAGAAGCGCCAGCTCGTGATCGAGCGGTCGGACTGGAAGGGCCACGTCACCGCCACGAAGGGGGGCAGGGTCCGGTACGTGCCCCTGAGCGACCGGCTGGAGGCGGCGCTCCTCAAGTACCAGGACAAGCGGATGCGTGTGCTGCACGACCGCTACGGCGTCGGGCTGACCCAGAAGGAGGTGCAGGACTGGATGAAGCGGGCCGCCAAGCGGGCAGGCGTCCGGCAGGGCGTCCACATCCTCCGCCACTCCTTCTGCAGCCACCTGGCCATGAAGGGCGCTCCCGCGCGGGCCATCCAGGAACTCGCCGGTCACGAGAACCTCGCGACGACGCAGAGGTACATGCACCTCTCGCCGAGCGCGCTCGATCAGGCCATCGCGCTGCTCAACGGGCCCCGCTCCGCCGACCCTCTCCGTGGAGAAATCGTGGAGAAGGGTCGGGGTTGACTCTGTAAATCATTCTGCTAGAATGACTTAAGTGGTGGAGGCGGCGGGAGTCGAACCCGCGTCCGAGGGCGCATCCCCGCAGAAATCTACGTGCGTGTCCGCTCTTGAAATCTCACTGGCAGGCTCGAAGAGCGGCGAGAAAAACCTGACAGCCAGTCCCGGTAAGTCTCGCCCCCGCCTGCCGGAACACCGAGCGGGGGCCAGCCCTCTGAATGGCGCGTCATCCCCGGTCGAGGGCGCTCTGGGGTGACGCGTCGCCGTTAATTAAGCGGCGAGTGCAAGCTGCGGTTCCGCAGTTACATTTGGTTTCCGAACGGTTTAACGAGGAAGCTCGGAGTCCTCGGCACGCATCCCACGGTTCCACACCTCCGTCGAAGCCGTGACGCCCCCCTGGAGATGCCGCCGCGGGCCGTGACCCACGACTGCCCGTCGCCCGGCCGACACCGTGGCAGGACTGGCCATGCCACGAGTGACGGACGATCGACGATATTGACAGTCTACCTCCACTCGCATTCGGGTACTACAAGAAAATTCGCGAAATTCCTCGGCTTTTCCTGCCTTGACGGGCTGGTATGGGCCTCGCATAATCCCCGCACGGCCAGCCAGTTCTCGTTGTGGGACCAGGACGCTCGCCACCCCAGGACGACCATGTCGCTCGAGACCCGCATCACCGAGGCCGCACAGGCGGCGGTCCGCCGCCTCGACGAGGACCTGCGAGGCCGACTCGCGGCCCTCACCGACGAGTTGACGGCCGCTGCGGGGGCCGCCGGCGCCGACGCCGAAGCCGCGCACGCCACCGCCGCTGCCGAGCTCTCCAGGCGGATCGAGGAACTGAACGCCGACCTCGCGGCCCGCGACTCCCGCCTGGCCGACCTCGAGGAGCAGCTCACCCGCGACCGCGAGGCCCAGGCTCGCCAGATCGGCGCCATGCGCGAGGAAGCCGACGCGGCGCTCGCCGAGGCCGAACGCGCCCTGGCCGAAGCGGTCCGGCAGGCCTCGCTCCAGAACGAACAGGGGCGCGCGGCCGCTCTCCTCGAGTCGTCCCGCCTGGCCCGTCAGGATGTCGCCACCCACGTGCAGGCCCTCGCCCACGCCGTCAGCGGCATGGACGACGCCACCACGCTGAGCGAGGTGCTCGACGCGCTCGCCGAGGGATTGGCCGCCCAGGCGCCCAGGTCCGCCGTCCTCGTGTTCCAGCAGGACAGGGCGCGCATCTGGCGCCGGCACGGCTTCCCGGCCGATGCCCCGGGCATTGGCGCCGACCTCCATCTTCCCGAGCACGCCGATCTCAAGGCCATCCTCGACAGCGCTCGCCCGGCCATCGTCGAAGGCGACGGTCATGGCCCGGTGCTCGGCCTGGCGGCGCTCCCGGACGGCCATCAGGGACTGGCCGTCCCGGTGGCGATCGGCGGGCAGGCCGCCGCGCTCGTGTATGCCGACGGCGGAGACGATCCGCAGGCCTTGCCGCCGGGGTGGTCCGACGCGGTGGAGGTGCTCGCGCGCCACGCGGCTCGCTGCCTGGAAACGCTCACCGCCATGCGCGCGGCCGGCTATGCCCGGGCCAGCAAGCCGGCCGTGGTGGTGCCGATGCCGCCCCACCTCCGTGTGGTGCAGCGCCCGACGCTGGAGACGTCAATGGGCGACGCGCTCGAGCAGGCCAGGCGCGTGGCTCGGCTGCTCGTCTCGGAGATTCGTCTGAATCGGGAAGCCGACGTGATGGCCGGTCGCGCCGCAGGCGATCTCGGCACCCGGCTCGGCGACGACATCGAGCGCGCCCGCCGCACGTACCGGCAACGCGTGCCCGAGGCCGTGCCTGGTCGCGAGGCGCTGTTCGACGAGGAACTCGTCAGGACGCTGGCCAACGGCGACGCAACCTTGCTCCGTACCGGCTCGTAGTCGCGCCGAGTGATCGACTGCGGTCGAGCACTCGCCAACAGAATCGCCCGAATGCCGACGCCTACTCCCACGCCCGCCGCTCGCCCGACACGACGCCACGTGTGGGTACTCACGGCCGGGCTGGCCGTCCTCGTGTCGGCGGGCACGTTCGGAGGCGACTGGTGGCCGCGCGTCTCCTTCGCTCCGAAGGCCGCCCAGCAGCTTGCGCCGACGCCGCATCCCCCTGTGCCAGCCACCCTGGACGAGGCATGGCTGGTACCGGCGGGGGCCGAGCGCGACGCGATTGCGCGGCGAGCCGGGGTTCGCGCCCTGCGCAGCGCGGCCGAGGCCGTCCGGACCACCCGCTATTCCGAGGCGCTGACGGCGCTCGAGGAGGCGCGCCTCGACGGCACGCCGCTCGAGCCCTATGCCACCTATTACCGCGCCCTGTGCGACCTGCGTCTTCGTCGGCCGGAGCCGGCGCGCGCGCGGCTGGCGGGCTTGAGGCGATCGCTCTCGGCCGGTCGCCTGCGTGTCCTGACCCTGTCGGCCGAAGCCGAGGCGGCACTGAGCCTTGGCGACGCGGCTGGCGCGGCGGCGCTCTACGAGGAACTGTATCCGGCACTCACGAGCCAGCGCGACGTGGCGCTCGACCAGTGGGCCACCGCGACACGCGCGGCAGGGCGGCCGCAGGACGCGGCGCGCCTCTGGTTGCGCCTGTACTACGAGTTCCCCACGAGTGAACTCGCCGCCTCGGCGCTTCGCCAGGCAGAAACCACGTTGAACACGGCGGCCGTCGGCACTCCCGACGCCTTCCCGCACGACCTCACGCGTGCCGAGGCCCTGCTCGCCGCTGGCCGCGCCGCCGACGCCGAAGCCGCCTTGAAGCTGCTCGAGCCGCTGCTGGCCGCCAGCCCCGATGCGGCCGAAGCGCAGGCGCGCCGCGACCGCCTCAACCTGCGCCTGGCACAGGCGGCCTGTGCGTTGAAGCGCTGCGCGACGCAACTGGCCACGCTCGGCGACCTCGCGGCACGCGGGGTCGGACACGGCGAGGCACAGTACCTGGCCGCCGTGGCCCTCCGTGAGCAGGGCCGTGCCGCCGAGTACCGCGAGGCCCTCGACGCGATGGCCGCCACCCCGGCAGGTACCGCGGCCGACGCGTGGATCGAGCGCGCGCTCAGCGAGCATGCCATCGCGCTCGTGAAGGCCGACGCGGACGCCGAGGCCGCGACAATCTTCCGCCGCCTGTTCGACCGCAACCCGTCGGGCCGGTACGCCGAGCGCGCCGCCTGGAAGTACGGCTGGTGGTCCTATCGCGCCGGCCGCTACGACGAGGCCGCGCGCGTGTTCGACCTGGCGGCGGCGAGCATCCCGCGCGCCAACACCCGTCCGGCGTGGATCTACTGGTCGGGCCGGGCGCACGAGAAGCAGGGTGACACCGCGGGCGCGACCCAGCGACTGTCCCTGGCCGTCGTCGACTACCTGCACTCGTACTACGGGCGACTGGCCGCCGAGGCGCTCGGCCGGCTCGGCGCGCCGTTGCCGACGCCGGCGACCATGGCCGCCTCGAGTGGCATGGGGGTGGCGATCGACGGGGGAGAGGCCGACGCGCTGGGCGATGGCCCGGGCGACGGCGCCTCGCCCATGGTGCCCGATGCACGAATGGCGGCCGCGAGCCCGCCACCGACCGCCGACCTGATCACGTGGCTGGTCGCCGCGGGCATGTTCGACGAGGCGATCGCCGAGATCACGCACGCGCAGCGCGCCCACGGTCGCTCGCCCAAGCTCGACGCGACGCTGGCGTGGGTCTACCGTCAGCAGGGCGAGAATCGCCCCGCCATCAACACGATGCGGCAGGCGTACCCGCAGTACCTGTCGGTGCGCGGCGATGCGCTGCCGCGCGCCATCCAGGAAGTGATCTTCCCGATCGACTACGTCCCGTACATCAAGCGCTACTCGGCGCAGCACGGCCTCGACCCGTTCCTGGTCGCCGCTCTCATCGCGCAGGAGTCGTCGTACGTGGCCGACGTGCGGTCGCCGGCCAACGCCTGGGGGCTGATGCAGATCCTGCCGTCGACGGGGCGCCAACTGGCGCGCGCCGAGGGCGTGCCGCGGTTCACGACCCAGCGACTGACCGACCCGGAGACCAACGTCCGCCTGGGAACCCGCTACCTCGCCACCCTGATTCGCAACCACGACGGCGTGCCGTATGCCCTGGCCGCCTACAACGCCGGCGCGGCGCGCGTGATCCGGTGGAAGGCCGAGCGGGGCGGTCTCGAACAGGCCGAGTTCATCGACGACATCCCGTTCCCCGAGACCCAGATGTACGTCAAGAAGATCCTGGGCACGGCCGTGGACTACCGCCGCCTCTACGCCGACGTCCTCGCGGAGTAGAATCTCCGGCGTGGCCCAGACCCATTCGACCCACGCGCCGGCCTGGACGCTGCCGGCCCGGCATCCGCGCGCACTGACGATCCAGCTCGGCCTGCTGTTGGCCGCCGCCTGGGCCCTGCCCGCCGCGATCCACGCGCTGGCCCTGCCCGTGCGGCAGTTGTTGCCGATGCACTGGCCCGCGATCCTCGCCGGCCTCGTCTACGGCTGGCGCTCCGGCGCGATCATCGGCGCGGCCTCGCCCGTCCTGAGCTACCTGATGACCGGCATGCCGCGACCCGCGGTGCTGCCGTCGATGACCTTCGAACTCGCCGCCTACGGCGCCATTGCCGGCTTCATGGTGCAGGTGCTGCACCGTGGACGGTTCGAGGCCGCGCTCGCCTCGGTGATCGGCGGTCGGCTCGTGTTCCTCGCCGTGATGGTGGTGACTGGCGCGATTACGACCGCGTTCCCCGTCTACCTCCAGGCCGCGATGCTGCCGGGCCTGCCCGCGGCGATCGCGCAGGTGGTGTTGTTGCCGCTCCTCGCCAATGCCTGGGTGAAGCGGGAACGCGGCAATTCGAAATTGGACATTTGAAATTCTCGCGGGGCGCGGCTTCGCCGTCGCCCCTCGGGACGCCCCAAGCGGCCAGGCCGGGAGGCCGGCCGCCGGGCCATTTCAAATTTCAAATCTCAAATTACACGAACACCGCGAAGAGGCGTTCCTCCGCGGCGGCCAGCGTCTCCTCCTTCTTGCAGAAGCAGAAGCGCAGGCACGCGCGGCCGCCGGTTCCCGGGCGGTAGAAGCTGCTGCCCGGCACTGCCGCCACTCCCACCTCCGCCGCCAGCCACCGCGCCACGCTCACGTCATCGTCGGACTCGGGTCCGCGACCCTTCGCCCGGACGCGGGCGAGCGGCTCGCGCGTGTCGGTCATCACGTAGTACGCGCCGTCGGGCACGCGTGGCGCGAAGCCGCAGCGCTCGAGCATCGCGACGCAGCGCTGCCGTCGCATGTCGTAGTGCGCCGCGAGCGACGTGAAGTACGCGTCGGGCATGCGCAGCGCGAAAGCCGCCGCGTCCTGCAGCGGCGCCGGCGCGCCGACCGTCAGGAAGTCGTGCACCTTGCGAATCGCCCCGGCCAACGACGGCGGCGCGATGGCCCAGCCGATGCGCCAGCCGGTCACGCTGAACGACTTTGACAGGCTGCTGATGGTGACGGTCCGTTCCGCCATACCGGGCAAGGTGCAGAGCGGGACGTGCCGCGCCTCGCCGTACACGATGAACTCGTAGATCTCGTCGGTGATCGCCAGCAGGTCGTGCTCTTGACACAGGTCGGCCACCAACTGCAGTTCCTCGCGCGTGAACACCTTGCCGGTCGGGTTGTGCGGCGAGTTCAGGATGATGGCGCGTGTCCTCGGCGTGACGGCGGCGCGCAGTTCATCCGGGTCGATCGTCCAGCCGGGCTCGTGCAGGCGCACGTAGCGTGGCGTCGCGCCGGAGAGGATGGCGTCGGGCCCGTAGTTCTCGTAGTACGGCTCGAAGACGATCACCTCGTC from Luteitalea sp. TBR-22 includes:
- a CDS encoding class I SAM-dependent DNA methyltransferase, with translation MAKKKVVPANGRGEIGFEAKLWATADALRNNMDAAEYKHVVLGLIFLKYISDAFEAKHEELLAQKAHGADPEDPDEYQAANVFWVPKEARWSFLMANAPQPNIGALVDAAMEAVEKANPSLKGVLPKDYARPGLDKTRLGQIINLVGDIALGGSASKSKDVLGRVYEYFLAKFASAEGKNGGQFYTPSYVVRLLVEMLAPYRGRVYDPCCGSGGMFVQSEKFVEAHSGRIGDISIYGQESNYTTWRLAKMNLAIRGIDAQIKHGDTFHADQHPDLKADFVLANPPFNDSDWRGDLLKDDKRWVYGVPPAGNANYAWIQHFLHHLSPTGTAGFVLANGSMSSNQSGEAEIRKALVEADLVDCMVALPGQLFYSTQIPVCLWFLTRDKKGGGKRDRRGETLFIDARNMGTLVDRTRKELTAEDIAKVAGAYHAWRGEKAADAYGDVAGFCKAARRETIAAQGHVLTPGRFVGTVADDEVEGAFGERMSELTSTLIEQRRDAARLDHAIDLALAECGHGR
- a CDS encoding HTH domain-containing protein: MAIAHSAEQLRRELLQRRSNLEAELQRVETALAALNGLQGVGDIHLDGDDWSSLGMIEAARKLLEESGQPMSTRSLVEEMLRRGVRTRSKKPIATLYVVLREAPGFAFDRARRAWTLATGKAGRSEVTAVTVAEDALPGEHHRASSGVRRRSYRTSSG
- a CDS encoding type I restriction endonuclease subunit R, translated to MSPSNFAESQVEDATLEWLEALGYARLYGPDILPSGACPERTSDDCRDVLLLGRVRAALARLNPSLPSEALDEALRKLQRVAAATLLERNRIVHRFLVDGIPVEYRRQDGSIAGAQAALIDFTNPARNDFLAVNQFTVVEGHHNRRPDVVVFVNGLPLAVLELKNAADTKADVWQAFKQLQTYQLQIPTLFSTNAVMVASDGHEARIGTVGAGKEWFKPWKTVDGVVDGPAGISQLQVLLQGVFEPARFLTLVRHFLVFEDSGAGKLVKKMAGYHQFHAVNTALAETLRAVAPPAVTPVTAVTGVAEARGRYGTAQSGGDVGDRRVGVVWHTQGSGKSLTMAFYAGRVIVEKAMENPTLVVLTDRNDLDDQLFGTFAACQELLRQPPVQAADRRDLREKLKVAGGGVVFTTIQKFLPDERGDKHPLLSDRRNIVVIADEAHRSQYDFIDGFAAHMRHALPNASFIGFTGTPIEQTDANTRAVFGDYISVYDIQKAVADGATVPIYYESRLAKLALREEEKPHLDANFEEVAEGEEVERKEKLKSRWAQLEALAGSERRLKLIAADLVEHFEKRTEAMQGKGMVVCMSRRICVALYNEIVALRPEWHSDDDEKGQLKVVMTGSATDSLEFQPHIRSKARREALALRFRNAADPFRLVIVRDMWLTGFDCPSLHTLYADKPMRGHGLMQAIARVNRVFKDKPGGLVVDYLGLADELKKALATYTQGGGGGEPTIDKARAVALLLEKHEVCVAMFHGFDWSVWKTGKPAERLNLLTAAQDHILGLEKGKERYLQAVKELSVAFALAVPDEAAIAIREDVDFFQSVRAVILKKVKGEQKSDEELDSAVRQIVSQALVADQVVDIFQAAGLKKPDISILSDEFLADVRKMPHKNVAVELLRKLLAGEIKTRGKRNVVMGRSFADMLEAAIRKYQNRAIHTAEVIEELIRLAKEMREATARGEQLGLNDDEVAFYDALGTSDSAVQVMGDDALKTIARELTDILRKNVTIDWTLRENVRANLRVLVKRVLRKYGYPPDKQDAAVKTVLEQAETLSAEWVTA
- a CDS encoding restriction endonuclease subunit S, with product MVGEEWLSCPFADVIDFQEGPGILAKDFHDSGVPLIRLSGLDRGASLLSGCNFLDPAMVRKRWAHFALQQGDILLSTSASLGRLAVVGEEGVGAIAYTGLIRMRPKDGRLVASFIRYLLEGPEFQKQVEAMGAGSVIRHFGPMHLRQMHVTLPPVVEQQAIVSLLAALDGKIDLNRRMSETLEAMALTIFAERVQGRGQTQKARELIARGLLEIGDGYRAKNSELGSPGLPFIRAGNLNGEIDTVKAERLCDASAALAGSKTSKPGDVVFTSKGTVGRFARVTDYTPECVYSPQVCYWRSLEPRLIPPSLLFLWMKSADMMRQIMAVAGQTDMAPYVSLRDQRQMDVPLYSGEALRTAELLEPMLHRQAVLFAENRTLASLRDLLLPKLISGELRIKVAEKLVEAAPA
- a CDS encoding site-specific integrase, translated to MTSRSAALRWGQNRERELLLNNTAPSPSRTDSPRLREFAPRFMDGHARAERQKPSGLAAKETILRVHLLPHMGRTPLHAIDNESVQRLKSALTSRSPKTVNNVLTVLNKLLKTAVEWGVIEQMPCAVRLLKVPKTTARFYDFHEYERLLAAAEALHPMAHLIVLLGGDAGLRCGEMMALEWRDVNWQKRQLVIERSDWKGHVTATKGGRVRYVPLSDRLEAALLKYQDKRMRVLHDRYGVGLTQKEVQDWMKRAAKRAGVRQGVHILRHSFCSHLAMKGAPARAIQELAGHENLATTQRYMHLSPSALDQAIALLNGPRSADPLRGEIVEKGRG